In Dromiciops gliroides isolate mDroGli1 chromosome 4, mDroGli1.pri, whole genome shotgun sequence, one DNA window encodes the following:
- the GTF3C6 gene encoding general transcription factor 3C polypeptide 6, with protein MAREVEGNSSRRALELMSALFGKHLLFHSAGRAGEDSFGGRGGAGTGEHGSSFSAARLQDGGAALVLYHVMLVGVAGKEASPILGLRTMATAALRERAPAREEEEDEEEEEQLVMVELSGIIDSEFLTRCGNKCKILGIDTERPILQVDSYVFAGEYEDTLGTCVVFEENTDQVDADGNHKTELKYKCHTMKKLSMTRTLLTEKKEGEENIGGVEWLQIKDNDFSYRPNMICSFAHQKEDEEVAAQAPDKTLEVEEQEIQAKENIGMGSELEKADHLEMEDAGPLLDSPSSETEDSTSMETQEPALEATLR; from the exons ATGGCACGTGAAGTAGAGGGAAACTCAAGCAGgagagctcttgaactcatgagcGCCCTCTTCGGGAAGCACCTGTTATTTCACTCCGCCGGAAGGGCCGGGGAGGATTCTTTTGGCGGAAGAGGCGGAGCCGGCACTGGAGAACACGGAAGTAGTTTCTCAGCAGCCCGCCTCCAAGATGGCGGCGCAGCGTTAGTGCTCTATCACGTGATGTTAGTGGGGGTTGCTGGGAAGGAGGCAAGTCCAATCCTAGGTCTGCGGACCATGGCTACTGCTGCCCTGCGTGAGCGGGCTCCGGCGCGCGAGGAAGAGGAGGACGAAGAAGAGGAG GAGCAATTGGTCATGGTGGAATTATCAGGAATTATAGATTCAGAGTTTTTAACAAGATGTGGAAACAAATGCAAGATTTTG GGCATTGACACAGAGAGACCTATTCTTCAAGTGGACAGCTATGTCTTTGCTGGGGAATATGAAG ATACTCTTGGGACCTGTGTTGTGTTTGAAGAAAATACAGATCAGG TCGATGCAGACGGTAACCATAAAACAGAGCTAAAATATAAGTGCCACACAATGAAGAAGTTGAGTATGACGAGAACACTTCTGACTGAGAAGAAGGAGGGTGAAGAAAACATAG gTGGTGTAGAATGGCTGCAGATCAAGGACAATGATTTTTCATATAGACCCAACATGATTTGTAGCTTTGCACATcagaaggaagatgaggaagttGCAGCTCAAGCCCCAGACAAAACTTTGGAAGTGGAAGAGCAGGAGATCCAAGCCAAAGAGAACATTGGCATGGGCAGTGAACTGGAAAAAGCAGACCACTTGGAAATGGAAGATGCTGGTCCTCTTCTTGATAGCCCTTCTTCTGAGACAGAAGATTCTACTTCTATGGAAACTCAGGAGCCTGCCTTAGAAGCCACTCTTAGGTGA